GCACCGAGTCTCGGTGCCATGAGAAACGGCCAGGCAAATCTCATCTTTGCCGCATTCACTGCTCATGCGGCAGCATGTCTCGGACGATCCGCATGGGGGACCGCATCGCTCTGTCTTCTTTGCGCACTGATGATCAAGCCCCTCGGCTTGGTGATGGTGCTCCTGGCAGCGCTCGTTTACCGACCTTTACTATGGCGGCTTATTCCGGGCGTGCTCATCTTCCTTTCCTTCCCCTTTCTTTTTGCCGGAACGCCCTATGTGCTGTCTCAGTATCTGCAATCCGTCGAACGTCTCTTTTCCTCCTCCCTTGTCACCGAACATCGTTTCGCCGACCTGAACGGACTTTTGCAGACCATAGGAGTTGACCTTAGGGGAGGTTTCTCACAGTTCGTGAGGATCATGGCCGGTCTTGTAACGGCGATACTATGGCTCATCGGGGCAAAGCGGATTTGCGAACCCCGGCAGCAGGCCTGTCTTCTTTTGGGACTCGCCACCACGTATCTGATGCTTTTTAACCCGATGACGGAGGGGAACAGTTACGTAATCGTGGCGCCGGTGCTGGCGGTCTATGCCGTTCGCTTTCTCCTGGTGGAAGGGCGTCCAATCCTTGGATGGGGATTGGCATTCCTGTGTTTCTCTATCGGTGTGCTCCCTGAAATAGTCCGGGGAGTGGACAGAAATTTCGGATTGTGGTGGCCGCCTGTCATGATGTTGATGTTTGGCGCTTTCCTGACTCACATGGTTTTTTCGGGAGAACCAAAAGCAGAAAGGCCTGCGAGTCTTTCTACGGATAGTGGTGGCCGAACGCAATGCATCGACTAGGGGACTGCGTTGCGACGCGTTCTGAGCCGCACGATGGTTATGAGGTCTTCATTCGGATTCTTCCAACGAACCCCGTTGTGGTATGCACTGCATGAGTAAGGGTCTTGCCATCGACCTCTTTTCCTGGGGGAATCCTTTATGAACAGCCCTCTTCTCCGCGGCTCATGGAGGGTCATGACGATCATGGGGATTCCCATCAGGATCCATTTTTCGTGGCTGATAATCTTCGGCCTGATCACCTGGTCGTTGTCCGAATTCTATTTCCCGCAGGCCGCGCCCGATCTCCCTACCGCGTCTTACTGGCTTAAGGGAGTCCTCGCGGCGCTGCTCCTCCTCATCTCTGTTGCCCTCCATGAACTCGCCCATTCCTTCGTCTCTCTCCATTACCGGATACCGATAACGGGAATCACGCTTTTCATCTTCGGCGGTGTTTCAGAAATGAAGGGGGAACCGCAGACGCCAAGGGCGGAACTCACGATAGCGATGGCCGGACCGCTTTCGAGTTTCCTTCTCTCGGCGATCTTCTTCCTGCTCTCTGCGGCAACGGAGGGCCAGGGGATGAAGGCCCTCTACGCCTATGTCGCACGGCTCAACCTCATTCTCGGCATATTCAATCTCATCCCCGGTTTTCCGATGGACGGCGGAAGGGTATTGCGGTCTATCATATGGAGAAAGAAGAATGATTTTCTCTATGCGACCCGAAAGGCATCCGGCTTCGGCCAGAAGGTAGCGCTCTTTTTCATCTTCTCCGGGCTGCTTTCTGTCTTCGCCGGTTTTCCCGGCGGGATATGGATGATGCTCATCGGGTGGTTTCTCTTTACCGCGGCGCAGGCAAGCTACCAGCAGGTCAGTCTCCAGGAGGCGCTTGCCGGTGTGAGGGTCAGGGACGTGATGGTAAGAGATATCGTTACGATCAGCCCGTCGACCACCCTAGCCGAGGCGGTGGATCTCTTTTTTCTCCGATACGGTTACGGAGGGTTTCCAGTCTTCGATGACGGAAGACTCCTCGGCATGCTGACCCTGAAAGAGGTGAAGGATGTCCCGAGAGAGGACTGGCAGACGCTGACCGTGGCCGACGTTCTCGTGCCGCACAGTAAGCGGTGGGAGATATCTCCGGAGAGCACGGTTATGCAGGCCCTCGAGATCATGATAGCGGAGGACAGGGGGAGGCTCGTCGTTACAGAAAATGATAGGGTAGCAGGCCTTATCACGAGAAACGGTATCGCACAATACGTGCAGCTCATGAGGAGATGATCCCCTTCTCAATGCGCCGTCCATCTCTCAAGCAAGAACCTTGCGCCCTCTTTGTCGAGGGGCTGGTTTCCTGAACCACACTGCGGGTCCTGCACACA
The window above is part of the Thermodesulfovibrionales bacterium genome. Proteins encoded here:
- a CDS encoding site-2 protease family protein → MNSPLLRGSWRVMTIMGIPIRIHFSWLIIFGLITWSLSEFYFPQAAPDLPTASYWLKGVLAALLLLISVALHELAHSFVSLHYRIPITGITLFIFGGVSEMKGEPQTPRAELTIAMAGPLSSFLLSAIFFLLSAATEGQGMKALYAYVARLNLILGIFNLIPGFPMDGGRVLRSIIWRKKNDFLYATRKASGFGQKVALFFIFSGLLSVFAGFPGGIWMMLIGWFLFTAAQASYQQVSLQEALAGVRVRDVMVRDIVTISPSTTLAEAVDLFFLRYGYGGFPVFDDGRLLGMLTLKEVKDVPREDWQTLTVADVLVPHSKRWEISPESTVMQALEIMIAEDRGRLVVTENDRVAGLITRNGIAQYVQLMRR